A genomic stretch from Phoenix dactylifera cultivar Barhee BC4 unplaced genomic scaffold, palm_55x_up_171113_PBpolish2nd_filt_p 000824F, whole genome shotgun sequence includes:
- the LOC103708942 gene encoding protodermal factor 1-like, producing the protein MESGRKGKGLLMYFLLMGLVSHEVVTPVVCRSLEKFADQKNYYSPDPHAPSHPRHSHRTPSCGTPPHGGTPTPTPTPTPTPSHGGGGHSNPPSGGGYSNPPSAPIVDAPPSPPLVPIVPPTPFTPVSPTPPAPPFIPNPNIPPFFTGTCDFWRTHPAAIWGLFGYWVPVGQFFGLPSTSMFGRNLSLPEALANTRKDGFGALLREGTASLLNSMVNRRFPLTTQQVTDAFAAAAASNKAAAAQAQLFKKANEGHLKHN; encoded by the exons ATGGAGAGTGGGAGGAAAGGGAAGGGCCTTCTCATGTATTTCCTGTTAATGGGGCTGGTTTCTCATGAAGTGGTCACACCCGTTGTGTGCAGGAGCCTCGAGAAGTTTGCTGACCAGAAGAACTACTACTCTCCTGATCCACATGCACCGAGCCATCCCAGAC ACTCACACAGGACTCCTTCTTGCGGAACACCGCCGCACGGCGGGACGCCGACGCCGACGCCGACGCCAACACCAACACCATCCCATGGAGGTGGTGGCCACTCCAATCCGCCATCTGGTGGTGGGTACTCCAATCCGCCATCTGCACCGATCGTCGACGCCCCTCCTTCCCCTCCCCTGGTTCCTATCGTCCCTCCAACTCCATTTACTCCGGTGAGCCCCACGCCTCCGGCGCCGCCGTTTATTCCGAATCCAAATATCCCGCCATTCTTCACTGGCACATGCGA CTTCTGGAGGACGCACCCAGCAGCAATATGGGGCCTCTTTGGTTACTGGGTCCCCGTCGGCCAATTCTTCGGGTTGCCATCTACTTCGATGTTTGGGAGGAACCTGAGCTTACCGGAGGCACTGGCGAACACTCGCAAGGATGGCTTCGGAGCTCTCCTCCGCGAAGGGACGGCTTCTCTTCTCAACTCCATGGTGAACCGGAGGTTTCCCCTGACGACGCAGCAAGTGACGGACGCTTTTGCCGCTGCTGCAGCGTCCAACAAGGCTGCTGCAGCCCAAGCCCAGCTCTTCAAGAAGGCTAATGAGGGCCATCTCAAGCACAATTAG
- the LOC120107327 gene encoding trifunctional UDP-glucose 4,6-dehydratase/UDP-4-keto-6-deoxy-D-glucose 3,5-epimerase/UDP-4-keto-L-rhamnose-reductase RHM1-like, with translation MASYEPKNILITGAAGFIASHVANRLIRNYPEYKIVVLDKLDYCSNLKNLNPSRSSPNFKFVKGDIGSVDLVNYLLITESIDTIMHFAAQTHVDNSFGNSFEFTKNNIYGTHVLLEACKVTGQIRRFIHVSTDEVYGETDEDAVVGNHEASQLLPTNPYSATKAGAEMLVMAYGRSYGLPVITTRGNNVYGPNQFPEKLIPKFILLAMRGLPLPIHGDGSNVRSYLYCEDVAEAFEVILHKGEVGHVYNIGTKKERRVIDVAMDVCKLCSLDPDTVIKFVENRPFNDQRYFLDDQKLKNLGWSERTPWEEGLKKTMEWYTSNPGWWGDVSGALVPHPRMLMMPGIERYIDGSEEVKGMVSQFTNNQSRMVVPVSKGISGSPRKHSLKFLIYGRTGWIGGLLGKICEKQGIPFEYGRGRLEERSQLILDIQNVKPTHVFNAAGVTGRPNVDWCESHKTETIRTNVVGTLTLADVCREHGLLLMNYATGCIFEYDAGHPQGSGIGFKEEDKPNFTGSFYSKTKAMVEELLKEYENVCTLRVRMPISSDLSNPRNFITKITRYSKVVNIPNSMTILDELLPISVEMAKRNCRGIWNFTNPGAVSHNEILEMYKKYMDPSFAWVNFTLEEQAKVIVAPRSNNEMDASKLKSEFPELLSIKESLIKYVFEPNRKVLAD, from the exons ATGGCATCATATGAGCCCAAGAACATCCTCATCACTGGGGCAGCTGGCTTCATTGCATCGCATGTCGCCAACCGCCTCATCCGAAACTACCCTGAGTACAAGATTGTGGTTCTCGACAAGCTCGACTACTGCTCGAACCTTAAAAACCTCAATCCATCCCGCTCCTCTCCCAATTTCAAGTTCGTCAAGGGTGACATTGGCAGTGTCGACCTCGTCAACTACCTCCTCATCACTGAGTCCATTGATACCATCATGCATTTTGCCGCCCAGACCCATGTCGACAATTCCTTTGGCAACTCATTTGAGTTCACCAAGAATAATATCTATGGAACCCACGTTCTCCTTGAGGCTTGCAAGGTCACTGGTCAGATCAGGAGGTTTATCCATGTTAGTACTGATGAGGTTTATGGAGAGACCGATGAGGATGCTGTGGTTGGAAATCATGAGGCATCTCAGCTCCTTCCAACAAATCCATATTCAGCGACAAAAGCTGGGGCGGAGATGCTTGTTATGGCTTATGGAAGGTCATATGGTCTGCCAGTGATAACTACCCGAGGAAACAATGTGTACGGGCCAAATCAATTTCCAGAGAAGCTCATTCCAAAATTTATCCTTTTGGCTATGAGAGGGCTGCCACTTCCGATTCATGGTGATGGTTCTAATGTTCGAAGCTATCTATATTGCGAGGATGTTGCTGAGGCTTTTGAAGTTATTCTTCACAAAGGAGAGGTTGGGCATGTTTATAATATTGGGacgaagaaagagaggagagtgaTTGATGTAGCAATGGATGTCTGTAAACTTTGCTCACTGGACCCAGATACAGTTATCAAGTTTGTAGAGAACAGGCCCTTCAATGACCAGAGGTACTTTTTGGATGATCAGAAACTGAAGAACTTGGGTTGGTCAGAGCGGACCCCTTGGGAAGAAGGGCTGAAGAAGACAATGGAGTGGTACACAAGCAACCCTGGTTGGTGGGGGGATGTGTCTGGTGCTCTTGTGCCTCATCCAAGGATGCTGATGATGCCTGGGATTGAAAGATATATTGATGGGTCCGAAGAGGTGAAGGGCATGGTTTCTCAGTTCACCAATAATCAGAGCAGGATGGTGGTTCCTGTTTCAAAGGGTATTAGTGGCTCTCCTCGGAAGCATTCTTTGAAGTTCTTGATATATGGCAGGACTGGATGGATTGGAGGCCTTCTAGGAAAGATTTGCGAGAAGCAAGGGATACCATTTGAGTATGGAAGAGGACGTCTCGAAGAGCGCTCTCAGCTCATTCTGGATATTCAGAATGTGAAGCCAACTCATGTTTTCAATGCTGCTGGTGTGACTGGCAGACCAAATGTTGACTGGTGCGAATCTCACAAGACAGAGACAATTCGCACCAATGTTGTGGGCACTTTGACCCTAGCAGATGTTTGCAGGGAGCATGGCTTGTTATTGATGAATTATGCTACTGGGTGTATATTCGAGTATGATGCTGGACACCCTCAAGGATCGGGTATTGGATTCAAGGAGGAAGATAAACCAAACTTTACTGGCTCTTTCTATTCGAAGACTAAGGCAATG GTTGAGGAGCTTTTGAAAGAATATGAAAATGTCTGCACTCTTAGAGTTCGAATGCCAATATCTTCTGACCTCAGCAATCCTCGCAACTTCATTACAAAAATAACTCGTTACAGCAAAGTGGTGAACATTCCGAACAGCATGACAATCTTAGATGAGCTTCTTCCCATATCAGTTGAGATGGCCAAAAGAAATTGCAGGGGCATATGGAACTTCACTAATCCTGGTGCTGTAAGCCATAATGAGATCCTGGAGATGTACAAAAAATATATGGATCCTAGTTTTGCATGGGTCAACTTTACTCTGGAAGAGCAGGCCAAAGTCATTGTTGCACCTCGAAGCAACAATGAGATGGACGCTTCAAAATTGAAGAGTGAGTTTCCCGAGTTGCTATCCATCAAGGAGTCTCTTATCAAGTATGTTTTTGAACCCAACAGGAAGGTCCTTGCTGATTGA
- the LOC103708945 gene encoding probable galacturonosyltransferase 15 isoform X1, producing MQFYSWSEERRVTISSLGSWEVMKFKGSNRRFSCRSVLPSVLIAGILLPFLFIRVAFLALDAAASICHPISCLGWRFGPRFLRGSDASREFAMELRRVYVQGAGGGGYIDRKVVEAAPDSLEDLIAEMSSSSSYHQLDVKTFVLKTKAMLMKMDHKVQLARRQALFYGHLASIGIPKSLHCLSLRLTEEYLVNAVARSSLPPPEYASCLTSDSYIHFALITDNVLAAAVVVSSTVRSSADPEKIVFHIITDKKTYAAMHAWFALNPVPPAIVEVKGLHQLDWPADVDDMVMETVEEIHRSSSAYHYISRADEEFRRLDALKPSTFSVLNYLGIHLPELFPKLERVILLDDDVVVQRDLTPLWDLNLNGNVVGAVSAQKSDEGGDSHCIGKKLSDYLNFSNPMISSLSLVSKRDQCAWLSGMTIYDLQAWRWTNITPAYQHWLKHNRESGFVLCHMGSLPPALIAFNGHVHPIEPSWHLSGLGSRMPDPELLESAAVVHFSGPRKPWLEIGYPAPREMWRAHFNHSNEFIRRCRVVE from the exons ATGCAGTTTTATTCCTGGTCGGAGGAGCGGAGAGTGACGATATCGAGCTTGGGATCTTGGGAGGTTATGAAGTTTAAGGGATCCAATCGACGGTTCTCCTGCCGCTCCGTTCTGCCCAGTGTTCTCATAGCAGGGATTTTGCTCCCTTTTCTCTTCATCAGAGTAGCTTTTCTCGCCCTCGATGCCGCTGCTTCCATTTGCCACCCCATCA GTTGCTTGGGTTGGAGGTTTGGGCCAAGGTTTCTCAGAGGAAGCGATGCATCGAGG GAATTTGCGATGGAGTTGAGAAGAGTCTACGTGCAAGgggcaggaggaggagggtaTATAGATCGAAAGGTGGTGGAAGCTGCACCGGATTCATTGGAGGACTTGATAGCAGAAATGAGCTCTTCCTCGTCCTATCATCAACTTGACGTCAAAACATTTGTGTTAAAGACCAAGGCCATG CTTATGAAGATGGATCACAAAGTCCAATTGGCAAGGCGCCAGGCATTGTTCTATGGGCACCTGGCTTCCATTGGGATTCCAAAGAGCTTGCACTGCCTCAGCCTGAGGCTGACAGAGGAGTATCTAGTGAATGCTGTAGCCCGATCTTCACTTCCACCACCTGAATATGCCTCCTGCCTGACCAGTGACTCCTACATTCACTTTGCCCTTATAACTGACAATGTACTTGCAGCTGCTGTTGTTGTCTCCTCCACCGTCAGAAGTTCTGCTGATCCTGAGAAGATAGTGTTCCACATCATTACTGATAAGAAGACCTACGCTGCAATGCATGCTTGGTTTGCCCTCAACCCTGTCCCTCCTGCAATCGTGGAGGTCAAAGGCCTTCATCAGCTCGATTGGCCTGCcgatgtggatgatatggtcatGGAGACAGTCGAAGAGATCCATCGGAGTTCATCGGCCTATCATTACATCAGTAGAGCAGATGAAGAATTCAGAAGACTTGATGCATTGAAACCAAGCACATTTTCGGTCTTGAATTATCTGGGGATTCATCTCCCAGAG CTGTTTCCGAAGCTAGAAAGGGTGATTCTCCTTGATGATGATGTCGTGGTGCAGCGAGACTTAACCCCTTTGTGGGATTTAAATCTCAATGGGAATGTCGTTGGTGCAGTTAGTGCACAAAAGAGTGATGAAGGGGGGGACAGCCATTGCATCGGGAAGAAACTTAGTGACTACCTAAACTTCTCAAATCCTATGATATCTTCGTTATCATTGGTATCGAAGAGAGATCAATGTGCATGGTTGAGTGGCATGACCATTTATGATCTTCAAGCATGGCGATGGACCAATATAACACCGGCCTATCAGCATTGGCTTAAACAT AACCGTGAGTCCGGATTTGTGCTGTGCCATATGGGATCACTCCCTCCAGCCTTAATAGCTTTCAATGGCCATGTACACCCTATCGAACCATCTTGGCATCTGTCGGGATTGGGTTCAAGAATGCCTGATCCTGAGCTTCTGGAATCTGCTGCTGTTGTTCATTTCAGTGGACCACGGAAGCCGTGGCTGGAGATTGGGTACCCAGCACCACGAGAAATGTGGAGAGCCCACTTCAACCACTCCAATGAGTTCATAAGGCGCTGTAGAGTTGTGGAGTGA
- the LOC103708945 gene encoding probable galacturonosyltransferase 15 isoform X2, with amino-acid sequence MELRRVYVQGAGGGGYIDRKVVEAAPDSLEDLIAEMSSSSSYHQLDVKTFVLKTKAMLMKMDHKVQLARRQALFYGHLASIGIPKSLHCLSLRLTEEYLVNAVARSSLPPPEYASCLTSDSYIHFALITDNVLAAAVVVSSTVRSSADPEKIVFHIITDKKTYAAMHAWFALNPVPPAIVEVKGLHQLDWPADVDDMVMETVEEIHRSSSAYHYISRADEEFRRLDALKPSTFSVLNYLGIHLPELFPKLERVILLDDDVVVQRDLTPLWDLNLNGNVVGAVSAQKSDEGGDSHCIGKKLSDYLNFSNPMISSLSLVSKRDQCAWLSGMTIYDLQAWRWTNITPAYQHWLKHNRESGFVLCHMGSLPPALIAFNGHVHPIEPSWHLSGLGSRMPDPELLESAAVVHFSGPRKPWLEIGYPAPREMWRAHFNHSNEFIRRCRVVE; translated from the exons ATGGAGTTGAGAAGAGTCTACGTGCAAGgggcaggaggaggagggtaTATAGATCGAAAGGTGGTGGAAGCTGCACCGGATTCATTGGAGGACTTGATAGCAGAAATGAGCTCTTCCTCGTCCTATCATCAACTTGACGTCAAAACATTTGTGTTAAAGACCAAGGCCATG CTTATGAAGATGGATCACAAAGTCCAATTGGCAAGGCGCCAGGCATTGTTCTATGGGCACCTGGCTTCCATTGGGATTCCAAAGAGCTTGCACTGCCTCAGCCTGAGGCTGACAGAGGAGTATCTAGTGAATGCTGTAGCCCGATCTTCACTTCCACCACCTGAATATGCCTCCTGCCTGACCAGTGACTCCTACATTCACTTTGCCCTTATAACTGACAATGTACTTGCAGCTGCTGTTGTTGTCTCCTCCACCGTCAGAAGTTCTGCTGATCCTGAGAAGATAGTGTTCCACATCATTACTGATAAGAAGACCTACGCTGCAATGCATGCTTGGTTTGCCCTCAACCCTGTCCCTCCTGCAATCGTGGAGGTCAAAGGCCTTCATCAGCTCGATTGGCCTGCcgatgtggatgatatggtcatGGAGACAGTCGAAGAGATCCATCGGAGTTCATCGGCCTATCATTACATCAGTAGAGCAGATGAAGAATTCAGAAGACTTGATGCATTGAAACCAAGCACATTTTCGGTCTTGAATTATCTGGGGATTCATCTCCCAGAG CTGTTTCCGAAGCTAGAAAGGGTGATTCTCCTTGATGATGATGTCGTGGTGCAGCGAGACTTAACCCCTTTGTGGGATTTAAATCTCAATGGGAATGTCGTTGGTGCAGTTAGTGCACAAAAGAGTGATGAAGGGGGGGACAGCCATTGCATCGGGAAGAAACTTAGTGACTACCTAAACTTCTCAAATCCTATGATATCTTCGTTATCATTGGTATCGAAGAGAGATCAATGTGCATGGTTGAGTGGCATGACCATTTATGATCTTCAAGCATGGCGATGGACCAATATAACACCGGCCTATCAGCATTGGCTTAAACAT AACCGTGAGTCCGGATTTGTGCTGTGCCATATGGGATCACTCCCTCCAGCCTTAATAGCTTTCAATGGCCATGTACACCCTATCGAACCATCTTGGCATCTGTCGGGATTGGGTTCAAGAATGCCTGATCCTGAGCTTCTGGAATCTGCTGCTGTTGTTCATTTCAGTGGACCACGGAAGCCGTGGCTGGAGATTGGGTACCCAGCACCACGAGAAATGTGGAGAGCCCACTTCAACCACTCCAATGAGTTCATAAGGCGCTGTAGAGTTGTGGAGTGA
- the LOC120107324 gene encoding uncharacterized protein LOC120107324, with translation MHQSLLAKDQLMEEFQEDDVLWSDGEHQDDDDTVLEKQPSTRQQARRKESAPVDIPPKARVGASRSWAPRCSFHDSDNNSMDGDYDDDDDDFGNNSSDERIPPHIIVARRTSDKMAFSVCVGKGRTLKGRDLYRVRNAILRMTGFLER, from the coding sequence ATGCACCAAAGCCTCTTAGCCAAAGACCAATTAATGGAAGAGTTCCAGGAGGATGATGTTTTGTGGTCCGACGGCGAGCACCAGGACGACGACGACACGGTCTTGGAGAAGCAACCATCCACCCGGCAGCAAGCTCGACGGAAGGAGTCGGCTCCGGTCGACATCCCCCCCAAGGCCAGAGTTGGTGCAAGTCGTTCGTGGGCGCCGCGGTGCAGCTTCCACGATTCTGACAACAATAGCATGGATGGAgattatgatgatgatgatgatgatttcgGCAACAACAGCAGCGATGAGAGGATTCCACCTCACATCATCGTGGCCCGAAGAACATCGGACAAGATGGCGTTCTCGGTGTGCGTCGGCAAAGGCAGGACGCTCAAGGGACGGGATCTTTACCGAGTCAGGAACGCCATTCTCCGGATGACCGGGTTCCTCGAGAGATAA